A segment of the Hippopotamus amphibius kiboko isolate mHipAmp2 chromosome 8, mHipAmp2.hap2, whole genome shotgun sequence genome:
TGGGAAGAAGTAGCAGCTTGTAGCAAAAGCAGACTGAACTCTGGAAATCAAGAGTCTCTGTGCATGTGCAGTTTTTGTGACAGGCAGGATGCAATGACAAACTCAAGAAAAGTAGAAAGTGattctttaaatattattattagaatCATAAAACAAATGTAGATATAAAAGATTTCCAGAAGGTATTATTAATAAGATTGgggagaaattattttccttgtacTATAGCCAGATACATTACAATTCTGAGATATTCTACTTTCCATAGAATATCTCAAATTTTCCATAAATGTGCAAATGGTTTTAAGTTACtgtataaaatgttaaataccataaacacacatgaaaatattgaacatagttattatataattactgcccattccccccccccccagaaaaataagaaagcctTTGAAAGATAAATTAAACATGTTTTAGGAAATTGTTTTTTGTCCTAGAACAATACTAAAATTATACAACTGGTAATAGATTCTTTTAGTATATAGATAataggaaatattaaaatttcaaataaacctCTATCACCACTTCCTAAACATACTCACAATTAAGCAAAGTCCAGAGGAAGCAGAGGATCTAGAAAAGACCAGGTTTTCATGATTCCTAAAGGTCTTATCCTTGAAAGTAGAGTttatgtgtttccttttcttttggggACACAGGCTGTAGCTCATTGTGTGGATGTGAATCTCAGATGGCCACAGGTTGGATCATTTGTGCTGCTTTGTTATTGACCTGGATTACAAATTCTCTGAatgtctcactttttaaaaaattttatttgtttatttgttggctgcgttggttcCTCATTGCTGCAAGGGCTttcttctagttgcagcaagtgggagctactcttctttgcagtgtgcaggctcctcattgcagtggcttctcttgttgcagagcacaggctctaggcgcacaggcttcagtagttgcagcacatgggttcagtagttgtggctcaccggcttagttgctctgaggcatgtgggatcttcctggaccggggctcaaacccatgtcccctgcattggcaggtggattcttaaccactgtgccaccaggaaagtcccctcagtagatttttgttgttctgtttttttcactAATGTCTTAGGCTAAAGTTGTAAGGGGTTTGTAGTAAAGATCATGTTAGAGGGCCTTCTCTTTGATTTCCCTTTTAGATGAAGTTTCTTTATGGTCTTATCTTGGATAActtttggttgttttttcctCCAGGTGTCATAGCTTCTATAGCAAACGCTACTCCCGAGCCCTCTATTTAGGAGCCAAAGCCATTCAGCTGAATAGTAATAGTGTTCAAGCTTTGCTACTTAAAGGAGCAGCACTTAGAAACATGGGCAGAGTCCAAGAAGCAATAATCCACTTTCGGGAGGCTATACGTCTTGCACCTTGTCGCTTAGATTGTTACGAAGGTAAGAcaaaaaatatagatgaatggtGTGGATTTGTAGATGTGGTGACAGCACTCAGATGGAAAGTTTTGTTGGGCCAGCAGTTTCCAAACTTTGTTGTACATTGGAGTCCTctggggaacttttaaaaatcttgatgcTAGGTCACTCCAGTACTGTTTAAGTCAGAATATTTGCTGTTGGGATATAGGCATCAGTACTTTAAAATCACAGGTAATGCCAGTGTGCAGACATATTTGGGAACCACTGCATTAGGCATTATAAATTCATTTAGGGCTGGACTTTTCACTCCACACTTTCATAATCCACTTCCTcactttttgtttctgatttttggtGAGGGTGTTGTTGGGGTGGTTTTTTGGTCCTGTTTTGTTTCTCAAACATGGTCCGCTCATTACTCTGAATCTCTCTGTGCCAGCACTGTGCTGGATTGCTTGgtatgtctttattctttttctacagTCATCTTACCTTGGGTCAGAAATATTACTCATAGGGTAACTCCATATCCATATGACAGTGTTGACTGTGGGAACTGGTCAGTTCATTGTGACCTCCAGAGTAGGCATGATCAGGGTCAAACTTTGTTTTATGTACTATTTTAAGTTCGTGTGAACTGACCCTAGGAGTTCAAAGCTGTGCCAGCTTCAGCAGCATTTGGTGACTCAGTCACAGACGTTAAAATAGATCTTACAAGATGCAGTTCCTCCAAAgcataagaatttaaaaataaacccaggAGTCTAGGAGTGATTTGCTCCTAATAGGAAGATAAGTTCAAATTTGAGAAATGAAATCTGGAAGTTGGAGTAAAGAAAAAATCCACCTAGATAGCCAAAGAACTATGCACGTTGTGGATTTGTTCTTAAACTGCAGCAGACCAAGCTTTTGGTTTCAGATTAAATTCTTGATCCTGCAACTGTAGCTTTCCTAGCCTCCCAGTTGCTTTTATCACGCTAACTCCTCTCTGCTGTGTGCCTGTTTCATAAGAGCCCAGGAATGCAGTTGAATAACTCCATTACCACAGTGAGTGGTTGGACACAGAATAGAGTTCTTCCCCAGTTGGCCAGTGAGGCTTTATGGGATGGCTTCACTCAAGCTACAGTGTGGTGATTTGGATCAGGGTGACTTGGTTATGCCCTCTGGTGCTTCTTGCAGCCtctagctgagcttcctttacTGGTTGGGGGCCCTGGATTAGTGAAATGCGTTCTTAACATTTCGGTTTGAATTTCCAGTGGGGCTTTAGCAGGAAAGTAAAACTCTTCAGTAAGTAGTTACAAACAACCATATTCTGAATCCATCATGTTGCGTTTAAGAGTTAGATAATTTATGGTTAAGTAACTATACTGTGTGATAAAATGTGCACAAATGTTATAAATGTCACTAGGGTGGAGGAGTATACAGAGGAAATCTGCCAGGGAGTGTGTGGGTTTGGGGTTTAAGCTGTTTTTCTGTTTGATGAGTGCTTTGTACCAAAAAGTACTTCCTctgttctctttgatttcttggcaTGAAGAGTTGAGAGTTGACTCTACCTGAAATATCCCCATGGAGCATCTTGATGTGGGTATGGAAAGACGCAGGAGCTGCCGATCTCAGTGTATTTGATCCATCTGATTAAGCCCTTTCCATCCAATTTAGGGAAACCCTCAGTAAATGCTTCTTGAGATAACTTTTATGTTTCAGATGAAAAGGTCTTCCTTTCTCCTTAGGTTGCTTCCTAGGTCTTTAGTTTTAGATCTGGACATTCACTGTGGACTCTAGGAGCCCTGCACCTTAAATGTAGGACTAAAAGTGACTGAACACAGCTGGGAATTAACACCTTGTTAAGAGGCAGCAAAACCTTGGATTTTGTTGGAAACCTCATCTTTCATAGTATCAGTTAATGAGTAATGTCATGTTTGTTCCTCTAACATTTAGCTGGGTTGCCTGCATGCTTTGATTTACTTACGCATGTTTGTTTCCTTCACTAACTGAAGGTGCCTTTGCTCTGCAGGCTTTTTCCACACCCATCAGATGCTCTGGGGAAGAGCACCTTTTAGCAGTTCCATCAACATACCCTTCAGTCTAATCTCACATAATTTTCCCCTGGCCTGCCCTTTGTTTGAAACTTTGAAGGTTTACAATTTGGAACGCTGTCAGAATGGAAGCATGGCTTGGAATGGTAATGTGGTTGacctttctgttttatattttttcaggtcTCATCGAATGTTACTTAGCCTCCAATAGTATTCGTGAAGCAATGGTAATGGCTAACAATGTTTACAAAACTTTAGGAGCAAATGCACAGACCCTAACCCTTTTAGCCACCGTTTGTCTTGAAGACCCAGTGACACAGGAGAAAGCCAAAACTTTATTAGATAAAGCCCTGACCCAAAGGCCAGATTATATTAAGGCTGTGGTGAAAAAAGCAGAACTACTTAGTAAGTATTATCTTGTTTACTTCCCTTTTCCTTGTGAATTGTGTAAAACCTGACCTCAGTTGGATTCCTTAGTCCCAGttggttgcagatgaccaaacaGGTGTGTGCTTTTGCAGTAGGTCTGAGCCCACGTGAATTGGTTTATATTTAGCACAACCAAACGTAATTGGCTTAGACCTGCTTGAATTGGCAGCGAATGACTTTGGTGGAGTGGCTCAAATCAGCTATACGTGGTTAGCACCTATTCAGCTCACTTTGTCCTGAACTAATTTGGGCCAAATATAACTGGTTTTAACTAATTTGAACTGTTTTGACCCATTTTGATTCTCTTATGACTTCCCTTTTAGCCTTGGTTTTTTAAGTCCTGATTTATGATGAACTGAGTTTGGGTTAGTTTGGCAAATACAATCCATTTTGGCTTTTTATATGAACTTTGGTTAagagtaagtttttaaaaatcaactcaaaatacaGATTTCCTAATGGAATAGGAATTCAAATGAGCTTGTTCTCACTTACTGCCACACTGTTGTTCTCTTGACATGTATAAATAGATGTTGGATTGTGATCACTGTTGTGGTTTTGTGTATATGACTTGCTATgggaatatatttcaaaatgttgtGTAAGTAGGAAAATGAGGGTCTTTCTCTTTtcaggcagagaacagaaatatgAAGATGGAATTGCTTTGCTAAGGAACGCGCTAGCTAATCAGAGTGACTGTGTCCTGCATCGGATCCTAGGAGATTTCCTTGTAGCTGTCAATGAGTATCAGGAAGCAATGGACCAGTATAGTATAGCACTAAGGTAGGCATTTAGCCTCCCATGGGGGGAAGGTCAATGAGGGGTAGAGGAGGCAGGGAACAGTGTAACAGGAgttctgaaaacacacacactctgtgCCCACGGTTGAAAACAGAGTAATAATACTAATAGTAGAGTTGTTTGTAAATTTATGACTTCTAAAGTCTTTTTCTTAAGCGATATTAACAGCATTAAAGAACTGTTTCACTCATAATCAGCCACACCACTATAACATCTGTTTTCATCTGTGTAGATCATCTTCCTGGCCTTGccaacacatatacatatttttatagggTTATAcgtagtatatattttatattctgctttttcaAATCAACGTATTATAAGTACTTTCCCATGTTTCTATCTGTAGTAAGGAACGTTAGCTCTGAAGAATACTACCTTTACCACCTGTTAACTTGGGCGAGTTACTAACAAATTTCcctgtctatatctatctaccttaTTAGgtattaaatgataaaatgattattccatgtaaagctcttagcactgtgcctggtacatagtaaatattaaataaatagtgGTATTCTTACTGCTTAATACAGAAGTGATTTCTTTGAGGGTTGTCTGTGTGTCTATAAAGTTATGGTGGAGGCCTGTCTTTAATTGAGTCTGATCACATTCATTTACTTGTTCAGCAGTTGAGCACCACTCATGTGCCTGGCATCTCAGTAACCACTGGGAATGCTGTGATTCTGGGAGCTCTCAGTCTGAGACATGCAGACTGATAGATACcatgtgctaagtgctttcaAAGCAGTCTCTAGAAGGTGGGAGTGCAGAGGGTggggagccctgggtgtgggtgagAGCTGTATGGAAGGTTTCAGAGAAGAGGAGATGTTACAGATCAACCTACAGTTATGTAAGTAGGAACAGGATTCCAACATgggtttcatttgctttttggaagcccagaaaatgtgaaaataaaacgGGATTTACTAGAAATTGAACACTGGCTGGCTTCAGTGATGGTCACAAAGGCAAGAGGAGAGATTGCTTAGGAACCAAGTAAACAAATGTTCTGGACCCTCTGAGGGTTTTGGCATGCACATTATTCTTAGCTACTACAGTCAGATGCCCAGGTAGGGGTAGCTTTGGGTCCTGGGGTCTAACCTAGGAGCTGACAAGTCTGTTCCATGGTAAGCGTGATGATTTTAGTTGACTGCTGAAATGCTGATATGTTTAATTATATCAAAAGGACATGGAACAGTTTTactcacagaaaaataaatattttttgtaaccTTGTAACTTAAAAACCCAGTACTGttaaattatatttgaatttttatgttaatggttatttgctgctttttcaTTTGTGTTATCTAGTATCTTCCTCTGGCAGAATTCTAGGGGTATTAAGTGAAAAGGTTTAAGAAATACATGGAGAAAACTCAAATTGAGAATTCTAAACCTTAGGACAGGATACCTTTTTTCACTTCTAGTAGTGGACTCCCTTGATCCTGCCTATGAAACTGGAGTTGTTTGGAGAGGCCAGGCATTAGCAGTTTCTCTGTGACTGGGTGGTCATTTCACTGCTGTGCCAGGGAGATGACGCATCAGCCAGcaagaagcaaggcagagattcAGGCCTCTCCTTTGTTTTGTTGTCCCCTAGTTTGGACCCCAATGACCAGAAGTCTCTAGAGGGGATGCagaagatggagaaggaggagagtCCCACGGATGCCACTCAGGAGGAGGATGTGGACGACATGGAAGGGAGTGGGGAAGAAGGGGACCTGGAGGGCAGCGACAGTGAGGCGGCCCAGTGGGCTGACCAGGAGCAGTGGTTCGGCATGCAGTGAGGCAGGCAGCAGCTCCGTGGCCGCACTGGCCTGCCCTGCTCTGAGCACTTCCACGGACTGAAAAAACCTGTAGGAGCCCGCTCTCTGGGAGGACAATGATTCAGCATGTGATTGTAGCAGGGGTCTCTGCCCCTTGCTCCGTATTTCTAGTagcaacttcatttttaaaaactgagcctGACCAACCTTCCATAT
Coding sequences within it:
- the ANAPC7 gene encoding anaphase-promoting complex subunit 7 isoform X2, with protein sequence MALQQKKALSKTSKVRPSTGNSASTPQSQCLPSEIEVKYKMAECYTMLKQDKDAIAILDGIPSRQRTPKINMMLANLYKKAGQERPSVTSYKEVLRQCPLALDAILGLLSLSVKGAEVASMTMNVIQTVPNLDWLSVWIKAYAFVHIGDNSRAINTICSLEKKSLLRDNVDLLGSLADLYFRAGDNKNSVLKFEQAQMLDPYLIKGMDVYGYLLAREGRLEDVENLGCRLFNISDQHAEPWVVSGCHSFYSKRYSRALYLGAKAIQLNSNSVQALLLKGAALRNMGRVQEAIIHFREAIRLAPCRLDCYEGLIECYLASNSIREAMVMANNVYKTLGANAQTLTLLATVCLEDPVTQEKAKTLLDKALTQRPDYIKAVVKKAELLSREQKYEDGIALLRNALANQSDCVLHRILGDFLVAVNEYQEAMDQYSIALSLDPNDQKSLEGMQKMEKEESPTDATQEEDVDDMEGSGEEGDLEGSDSEAAQWADQEQWFGMQ